One stretch of Acanthochromis polyacanthus isolate Apoly-LR-REF ecotype Palm Island chromosome 16, KAUST_Apoly_ChrSc, whole genome shotgun sequence DNA includes these proteins:
- the LOC110957912 gene encoding pteroicidin-alpha-like: MKCAVVFLVLSMVVLMAEPGECIWGTLIHVGSHLIHGLFHGGKKANLEDQQLEQLDKRSANYNPGQPVFD; the protein is encoded by the exons ATGAAGTGCGCTGTGGTCTTCCTGGTCTTGTCTATGGTCGTTCTAATGGCTGAACCTGGAGAGTGTATTTGGGGAACACTCATTCACG TTGGGAGCCATTTAATTCATGG GCTCTTccatggggggaaaaaagcaaacttGGAAGACCAGCAGCTGGAGCAGCTGGACAAACGTTCAGCCAATTACAACCCAGGACAGCCTGTTTTTGACTAG
- the LOC110945556 gene encoding moronecidin-like encodes MKCVSLFLVLSLVVLMAEPGDAFIGHIFRGIFKVGKLIHGAIKRRFGDQQQQDLQDQQDLQDLQDLQDLEDQQQQQEQKEQMDRRFMNRERAAFD; translated from the exons ATGAAGTGCGTCTCCCTGTTCCTCGTGTTGTCGCTGGTCGTCCTCATGGCCGAACCAGGAGACGCTTTCATTGGCCACATCTTCAGGGGAATTTTTAAAG ttGGCAAGCTCATCCATGG GGCCATCAAACGACGATTCggagaccagcagcagcaggatctgCAGGACCAGCAGGACCTGCAGGATCTGCAGGACCTGCAGGACCTAgaggaccagcagcagcagcaagagcAAAAAGAGCAAATGGACCGACGCTTCATGAACCGGGAGCgggctgcttttgattaa
- the LOC110946094 gene encoding moronecidin-like — protein sequence MKCVSLFLVLSLVVLMAEPGDALFIHMCSPGIFGGRHRLPCARQPRFGDQQQQDQQQQQEQMDRRFFNRERDAFD from the exons ATGAAGTGTGTCTCCCTGTTCCTTGTGTTGTCGCTGGTCGTCCTCATGGCCGAACCAGGAGACGCTTTATTTATCCACATGTGCTCCCCCGGAATTTTTGGAG gTCGCCACCGCCTCCCCTGCGCTCG GCAACCCCGGTTTggagaccagcagcagcaggaccagcagcagcaacaagagCAAATGGATCGTCGCTTCTTTAACCGGGAGCGGGACGCTTTTGACTAA